One window of Anaerolineales bacterium genomic DNA carries:
- a CDS encoding dimethylargininase — protein sequence MTVAITRQVSPRFNECELTHIDRAPIDVNIARQQHDDYVRLLAGLGCKVIELPEEPSLPDSVFVEDTAFILPEVAVITRPGADSRKPEIDSIIPVLAPYRPLLHVASPASLDGGDVLVAGKQIFIGLSTRSNREAVSQLNALLDDYGYKAWGVELKDCLHLKSAVTRVDDSALLINNAWVDPSNFPGFELIEVDASEPFAANCLPVRGRIMYPITFPKTRKRLEERGFNIASVDLSELAKAEGAVTCCSLIVDG from the coding sequence ATGACCGTCGCCATCACACGCCAGGTCAGCCCGCGATTCAATGAGTGCGAGCTCACCCACATCGATCGGGCCCCCATCGATGTCAACATTGCCCGGCAACAACACGACGATTATGTTCGTTTGCTCGCGGGGCTTGGCTGCAAAGTGATCGAACTTCCCGAGGAGCCAAGCCTGCCCGATTCTGTTTTCGTCGAAGACACGGCATTCATCCTCCCCGAAGTCGCCGTTATCACAAGACCCGGCGCGGATTCGCGTAAGCCTGAGATCGATTCGATCATCCCGGTCCTTGCACCATACCGCCCGCTTCTGCACGTCGCGTCTCCCGCCTCATTGGATGGGGGAGATGTACTCGTGGCCGGGAAACAGATCTTCATCGGCCTCTCAACCCGCAGCAACCGGGAGGCTGTCTCACAGTTGAATGCCCTGCTCGACGATTACGGTTATAAAGCCTGGGGTGTCGAACTGAAAGATTGCCTGCATTTGAAATCCGCAGTCACCCGCGTGGATGATTCCGCCCTGCTCATCAACAATGCATGGGTGGACCCTTCCAACTTTCCCGGCTTCGAGCTCATCGAAGTGGACGCCTCGGAGCCCTTCGCCGCTAATTGTTTGCCCGTCCGCGGCAGAATTATGTACCCGATTACGTTCCCCAAAACACGAAAGCGGCTCGAAGAACGCGGATTCAATATCGCGTCTGTGGACCTGAGCGAACTCGCCAAAGCGGAGGGCGCGGTCACCTGCTGCAGTTTGATCGTCGATGGTTGA
- a CDS encoding STAS domain-containing protein, with product MPKIDFKLKSEQIQREGKDPVTVITVQGWLDGQSDEKFVSAAQEAHSQGSRLLIVNLEDVSTLTSAGIRALQRTYLLFNPSEHTVHNGRMRLCNAPPQVYHVLSLTGFLQSCPNYETLQAALNSLPA from the coding sequence ATGCCGAAAATCGATTTTAAACTGAAGAGCGAGCAGATCCAACGCGAAGGAAAGGACCCTGTCACGGTCATCACCGTGCAGGGCTGGCTGGATGGGCAGAGCGACGAAAAATTTGTATCTGCCGCGCAGGAGGCGCACTCTCAGGGTTCGCGATTGCTGATCGTCAACCTTGAAGATGTGAGCACCCTTACAAGCGCGGGCATTCGCGCCTTGCAACGAACTTATCTGCTTTTCAATCCCTCAGAGCATACCGTCCATAACGGACGTATGCGGTTGTGCAACGCGCCGCCGCAGGTTTATCACGTTTTATCCCTCACCGGTTTTCTCCAATCCTGCCCAAATTACGAAACCCTGCAAGCCGCTTTGAACTCCCTCCCAGCATAA
- a CDS encoding amino acid ABC transporter ATP-binding protein — protein sequence MVKISNLDKYFGRLHVLRNIDLEVPERQVVCLIGRSGSGKSTLLRCINFLEDPSHGIVEVDGIRVPVEVKGKERRQLVHDVRLKTGMVFQEFNLFPHMSVLENVIEGPITVKGMDRKLAVELAEQSLDSVGMLWKKDEFPLRLSGGQKQRVAIARALTMEPRVMLFDEPTSALDPELIGEVLNVMKKVASEGMTMIVVTHEMGFAREVADRVLVMSEGELIEDATPEDLFNQPKDPRTKALIDRYRTGEQ from the coding sequence ATCGTAAAAATTTCCAACCTCGACAAGTATTTTGGCCGCTTGCATGTCCTGAGGAATATCGACCTCGAAGTGCCTGAACGCCAGGTGGTATGTCTCATTGGGCGCAGCGGATCCGGGAAGAGCACTCTTCTGCGCTGCATCAACTTTCTCGAAGATCCTTCACATGGGATCGTCGAAGTGGACGGCATCCGGGTGCCTGTTGAAGTAAAAGGCAAGGAGAGGCGGCAATTGGTCCATGACGTGCGCCTGAAGACCGGCATGGTGTTCCAGGAATTCAACCTTTTCCCGCATATGAGCGTTTTGGAAAATGTGATCGAAGGACCGATCACCGTCAAAGGCATGGATAGAAAATTGGCTGTCGAACTCGCAGAGCAAAGCCTGGATAGCGTGGGCATGCTCTGGAAAAAGGACGAATTTCCCCTGCGCCTTTCGGGCGGACAAAAACAACGCGTCGCCATCGCGCGCGCGCTCACCATGGAACCGCGCGTCATGCTATTCGACGAGCCCACCTCGGCGCTCGACCCTGAACTCATCGGTGAGGTCTTGAACGTGATGAAGAAGGTCGCCAGCGAAGGCATGACCATGATCGTCGTTACTCACGAAATGGGGTTTGCCCGCGAAGTGGCGGACCGTGTGCTCGTCATGTCTGAGGGTGAGTTGATCGAAGATGCCACGCCCGAAGATCTGTTCAACCAGCCGAAGGACCCGCGCACCAAGGCGTTGATCGACCGGTATCGCACAGGCGAACAATAA
- a CDS encoding amino acid ABC transporter permease, whose amino-acid sequence MATTTQQGQAPLSQAERLYQAQLRKERQFRANVGVSWAILFFFLIFLFSGQSIEVGSFNFQTIELDSAFILKNIAFIAEGLWQTLLISVLSILFAMILALLAALGRLSTFPPIYAISTFYVSLIRGTPLYLQIFFFFLALPQLGIILSGIVAGVMALGLNYGAYMSEVFRAGLSSVGKGQREAAMALGMTPGQTMRRIVLPQALRFAIPPMGNDFISMTKDSALVSATGFVHELMWRATKVGRAQFNNLEALIMAAMFYWTLTLILTYFQGKLETRLARGDR is encoded by the coding sequence ATGGCAACCACAACTCAGCAGGGCCAGGCGCCGCTTTCGCAGGCGGAACGTCTCTATCAGGCACAGCTTCGCAAGGAGCGCCAGTTCCGCGCGAATGTAGGTGTTTCATGGGCGATCCTGTTCTTTTTCCTGATCTTTCTTTTCAGCGGGCAAAGCATCGAGGTGGGCTCCTTCAACTTCCAGACCATCGAACTGGATTCCGCCTTCATCCTTAAGAACATAGCCTTCATCGCCGAAGGATTGTGGCAGACCCTTCTAATTTCAGTCCTTTCGATCCTGTTCGCCATGATCCTGGCGTTACTTGCCGCGCTCGGCCGGCTTTCCACATTCCCGCCGATCTATGCAATCAGTACTTTTTACGTCTCTTTGATCAGGGGAACGCCTCTTTATCTTCAGATATTTTTCTTCTTCCTTGCTCTGCCTCAATTGGGAATCATTCTTTCCGGGATCGTAGCCGGTGTGATGGCGCTCGGCTTGAACTACGGCGCGTACATGTCCGAGGTCTTTCGGGCGGGGCTGAGTTCCGTCGGCAAGGGTCAGAGAGAAGCTGCCATGGCGCTGGGAATGACTCCCGGTCAGACCATGAGGCGGATCGTGCTTCCACAGGCGTTACGGTTTGCCATTCCGCCCATGGGCAATGATTTCATCTCCATGACGAAGGACTCGGCTCTGGTCTCCGCCACCGGCTTCGTGCATGAATTGATGTGGAGAGCCACCAAGGTCGGGCGGGCGCAATTCAACAACCTCGAAGCGCTCATCATGGCAGCCATGTTCTATTGGACGTTGACCCTCATCCTGACTTATTTCCAGGGAAAACTCGAAACGCGCCTCGCGAGGGGAGACCGGTGA
- a CDS encoding transporter substrate-binding domain-containing protein, translating to MKKLLTLASLLVAVSLVLTACGGGGSSASDLLGAIEERGYILVSTDPNYAPQSFLNTEGSRPSDTKCPGDALTTAEMQGFDVDVAKAVGEYLGVETCFATPSWDAITAGNWADKWDVSVGSMTITTARQQILDFSVPYYYTPAVVAVAADSGIASLDGLSGQAVCAGASTTYEFWLNNDMEGLGLPESSIYAEVPADVTVVPLETDQECAQAIAAGRTDFVAYVTSETVVDANLAAGMPVVKLDGAVYSEDLAAAFDKGSTLDTTSLRAKVDELFTAMHSDGRLSALSNQWFEVDLTQAPNQ from the coding sequence ATGAAAAAACTTTTAACCCTTGCCAGCCTGCTCGTGGCGGTCTCCCTCGTTCTCACCGCATGCGGGGGAGGAGGCTCTTCGGCCTCTGACCTGCTTGGCGCGATCGAAGAGCGGGGCTACATCCTTGTCTCGACCGACCCGAACTATGCACCCCAATCCTTTCTGAATACCGAAGGCTCGCGCCCATCGGACACCAAATGCCCGGGAGATGCCCTCACTACTGCTGAAATGCAGGGCTTCGATGTGGATGTTGCGAAAGCCGTCGGCGAGTACCTCGGTGTGGAAACCTGCTTCGCCACCCCCTCATGGGATGCCATTACCGCCGGTAACTGGGCAGACAAATGGGATGTCAGCGTCGGTTCGATGACCATCACCACCGCCCGTCAGCAGATCCTCGATTTCAGTGTGCCGTATTATTACACCCCCGCAGTTGTGGCTGTTGCGGCTGATTCCGGCATCGCCTCGTTGGATGGATTGTCCGGGCAGGCGGTTTGCGCGGGCGCTTCCACCACCTATGAGTTCTGGCTGAACAACGATATGGAAGGGCTTGGCCTGCCCGAATCCTCCATCTATGCCGAGGTTCCCGCTGACGTTACAGTTGTCCCGTTGGAAACCGACCAGGAATGCGCCCAGGCCATCGCCGCAGGACGCACCGATTTCGTGGCCTACGTGACTTCTGAAACCGTCGTGGATGCGAACCTTGCCGCCGGCATGCCGGTCGTGAAACTGGACGGCGCCGTGTACTCCGAGGACCTTGCTGCTGCGTTCGACAAGGGTTCCACGCTCGATACGACCTCCCTGCGCGCCAAGGTGGATGAACTCTTCACTGCCATGCACAGCGACGGTCGGCTCTCCGCGCTTTCGAACCAGTGGTTCGAAGTCGACCTGACCCAAGCCCCCAACCAATAA
- a CDS encoding SCP2 sterol-binding domain-containing protein: MAAIFPSAEWLKGLEDKLNSDERYGEIAKNWEGDLFFFIEPEGNLKEQLTFYLELWHGKCRKVDYKPQPETYPNPTFILTASYDNITAILSGKMNPMTAMMTSKLKVKGSMGYMMRNVPTVLDFVRCAQEVTKEIM, translated from the coding sequence ATGGCAGCAATATTTCCGAGCGCGGAATGGTTGAAGGGATTGGAGGACAAACTGAATTCAGACGAACGCTATGGCGAGATCGCCAAAAACTGGGAGGGGGATCTATTCTTCTTCATCGAACCTGAGGGGAATTTAAAGGAACAACTCACGTTCTACCTTGAACTGTGGCATGGCAAGTGCCGCAAGGTGGATTACAAGCCCCAGCCCGAAACATACCCAAACCCGACCTTTATCCTGACCGCTTCCTACGACAATATCACCGCCATCCTTTCAGGAAAAATGAACCCGATGACGGCAATGATGACAAGTAAATTGAAGGTCAAGGGAAGCATGGGTTACATGATGCGAAATGTGCCCACCGTATTGGATTTTGTCCGGTGTGCCCAGGAAGTTACAAAAGAGATCATGTGA
- a CDS encoding aldehyde ferredoxin oxidoreductase family protein: MQPILKIDLTTGATEEFHVPQKWQRDFLGGATLAARILYDSLTAALNPLEPDSPLLFMTGPLTGTSGPTTGRFVICGKSPATGLWAESNIGGFWGPELRAAGYDGLWVTGKASEPIYLYLNGNRLEVKKAAHLWGSNTYSTQDKIKQEVGIKSARVCVIGPAGEKQVLFASIMCDHGRMAGRTGLGAVMGSKNLKAVAVHGTNEIPVFDLPKYKSLRSEANRKLRDDNEAKVIREVGTAGAANYAEYLGALPVKYYSSGVFPNIDDVSGAKMTDTILTGRSACQGCVIACGRVVKLPKDSTKRKGPEHETMVGFGANLLNDNLEAIVDLGELCDRYGMDTISASNTIGLAFHLYEQGIITKEDTGGIELKWGNVDAIESLVRLIGSREGIGDLLAQGSRRFAAHFGVEEEAVQVNGLEVAYHDPRGVSGMALSYATSPRGACHNQSDYFFVDWGHSQEELGIEFFDRHAQAEKAANVARHQNWRTVDNSVVWCIFANVEAGEKAALVNAACGTNWTVGEMMKFGERGWNLKRAINNRMGLTCENDKLPKALLTPFPDGGSEGFVPDLEGMLFAYYEARGWDQETGRPTKEKLAELGLEDVAKDLWG, encoded by the coding sequence ATGCAGCCCATACTCAAGATCGATCTGACCACCGGCGCGACGGAAGAATTTCATGTTCCCCAAAAATGGCAGCGGGATTTTCTCGGCGGCGCCACCCTTGCCGCCCGGATCCTATACGACTCCCTAACCGCGGCTCTCAATCCGCTCGAACCTGATTCGCCTCTTCTGTTCATGACCGGACCCCTGACCGGCACTTCCGGACCGACAACGGGGCGATTCGTCATCTGCGGAAAGAGTCCCGCCACAGGGCTTTGGGCGGAATCCAACATTGGCGGCTTTTGGGGACCCGAGTTGCGCGCGGCAGGTTACGATGGGCTGTGGGTCACGGGCAAAGCATCGGAGCCGATCTATCTTTATTTAAACGGAAACAGGCTGGAGGTCAAGAAGGCGGCGCATCTTTGGGGGTCGAACACCTATTCAACGCAGGACAAGATCAAACAGGAGGTCGGGATCAAATCTGCGAGGGTTTGCGTCATTGGACCTGCAGGGGAAAAACAAGTTCTGTTCGCTTCGATCATGTGCGATCATGGACGCATGGCAGGACGGACGGGATTGGGCGCGGTCATGGGGTCGAAAAATCTCAAAGCTGTTGCCGTGCATGGGACGAATGAAATCCCGGTCTTCGATCTGCCAAAATATAAATCTCTGCGCTCTGAGGCGAATCGGAAACTTCGCGATGATAACGAAGCGAAGGTGATTCGCGAAGTGGGCACGGCTGGCGCGGCGAACTACGCTGAATATCTCGGCGCATTGCCGGTGAAATACTATTCGAGCGGCGTGTTCCCGAATATCGATGATGTCTCCGGCGCAAAGATGACCGACACGATTCTCACCGGTCGAAGCGCATGCCAGGGATGCGTGATCGCCTGCGGGCGGGTTGTGAAACTTCCAAAGGATTCAACGAAGCGTAAGGGACCTGAACATGAGACCATGGTCGGCTTCGGGGCGAACCTGCTGAACGACAATCTCGAGGCGATCGTCGATCTGGGTGAGTTGTGCGACCGCTACGGCATGGACACGATCAGCGCGAGTAACACGATCGGTTTGGCGTTTCATCTGTATGAACAGGGAATAATTACAAAAGAAGATACAGGCGGCATCGAGTTGAAGTGGGGCAATGTGGATGCGATTGAATCCTTGGTGCGTTTGATTGGCTCGCGCGAAGGAATCGGGGACTTGCTTGCGCAGGGATCGAGGCGGTTCGCCGCGCATTTCGGCGTGGAAGAGGAAGCGGTTCAGGTCAATGGTCTCGAAGTTGCGTATCACGATCCGCGCGGGGTTTCGGGCATGGCGCTTTCCTACGCGACCTCGCCGCGCGGCGCATGCCATAACCAATCCGATTATTTCTTCGTTGACTGGGGACACTCTCAAGAAGAGCTCGGGATCGAATTCTTCGACCGGCATGCGCAGGCGGAAAAAGCCGCCAATGTGGCGCGCCACCAGAATTGGCGCACGGTGGACAATTCCGTTGTATGGTGCATCTTCGCAAATGTCGAAGCGGGCGAAAAAGCCGCCCTCGTCAATGCCGCTTGCGGTACGAATTGGACCGTCGGGGAAATGATGAAGTTCGGCGAACGCGGCTGGAACCTCAAACGCGCGATCAACAACCGGATGGGATTGACCTGCGAGAACGACAAACTCCCCAAAGCGTTGTTGACTCCCTTCCCGGATGGCGGCTCGGAAGGATTCGTCCCCGATCTCGAAGGCATGTTATTCGCTTATTACGAAGCGCGCGGCTGGGACCAGGAGACAGGCAGACCGACAAAAGAGAAATTGGCGGAGTTGGGCTTGGAGGATGTTGCGAAAGATCTTTGGGGGTAA
- a CDS encoding SCP2 sterol-binding domain-containing protein, protein MALTIETLMSKMPGAFIPEKAAGLDAVIQFKFTGAEAGEWYATIKDGKCEVAKGMHASPKMTLTADSADYIKIFTGEIDGMKAFMEGKLKLAGDLNLAMKLTQMFKIR, encoded by the coding sequence ATGGCTCTTACAATCGAAACCCTCATGTCCAAAATGCCCGGCGCATTCATACCCGAAAAAGCAGCGGGGCTGGATGCCGTGATCCAGTTCAAGTTCACCGGCGCCGAAGCGGGAGAATGGTATGCGACCATCAAGGACGGCAAGTGCGAAGTCGCCAAAGGAATGCACGCATCACCCAAGATGACCCTCACCGCCGATTCCGCCGATTACATCAAGATATTCACCGGCGAGATCGACGGGATGAAAGCGTTCATGGAAGGCAAGCTCAAATTGGCAGGCGACCTGAACCTGGCAATGAAATTGACGCAGATGTTCAAGATCAGGTAA
- a CDS encoding acetyl-CoA C-acyltransferase encodes MKEAVIVSAVRTPVGKAKRGGLATVRPDEMGATVIKELLNRTPNLDPAQIEDVVLGCAFPEGEQGMNFARTISIRAGLPDSVPAETINRYCSSGVQSIAHVANAIQAGQIEIGIGGGVESMSMVPMMGYKFSPNPQFAMELPHYYTNMGLTAENVAVKYGITREQQDEFALHSNLKAARAVDGGVFDPELIPIDVEVNEYVDGKSVKRTFTVKRDEGPRGDSTLDGLAKLKPAFKDGGTVTAGNASQMSDGAAAVMVMSAEKASELGLSPLVRFVSFAVGGVPPELMGIGPVVAIPKALKLAGLSLNDIDLIELNEAFAAQGLAVMQTLEMDPEKVNVNGGAIALGHPLGCTGSKLTTQLISEMGRRKSKYGMVTMCIGGGMGAAAVFENLQ; translated from the coding sequence GGCGGGCTTGCAACCGTCCGTCCTGACGAAATGGGCGCAACGGTCATCAAAGAATTATTGAATCGGACACCGAACCTTGATCCTGCCCAGATCGAAGATGTGGTTTTGGGATGCGCGTTCCCTGAAGGCGAGCAGGGAATGAATTTCGCACGCACGATTTCGATCAGAGCAGGGCTTCCCGACAGCGTGCCTGCCGAAACCATCAACCGCTATTGTTCGTCGGGTGTACAGTCCATAGCGCATGTGGCGAACGCGATACAAGCCGGGCAGATCGAGATCGGGATCGGCGGCGGCGTGGAGTCGATGTCCATGGTGCCGATGATGGGCTACAAATTCTCGCCCAACCCGCAGTTCGCAATGGAACTGCCGCATTACTACACCAACATGGGACTCACTGCCGAGAATGTCGCTGTGAAGTATGGAATCACCCGCGAGCAGCAGGATGAATTTGCGCTTCATTCCAACCTGAAAGCTGCCCGGGCGGTGGACGGCGGAGTCTTCGACCCCGAACTGATCCCGATCGATGTCGAAGTCAACGAATATGTGGACGGCAAATCGGTCAAACGCACGTTCACGGTCAAACGCGATGAAGGTCCGCGCGGCGATTCGACCCTTGATGGGCTTGCCAAGCTCAAGCCTGCATTCAAGGACGGAGGCACGGTCACTGCGGGAAATGCATCGCAGATGTCCGACGGCGCGGCGGCAGTGATGGTCATGTCTGCGGAGAAAGCCTCGGAGTTGGGATTGAGTCCGCTTGTAAGATTCGTCTCGTTTGCCGTAGGAGGCGTCCCACCCGAGTTGATGGGGATCGGTCCGGTCGTGGCGATTCCGAAAGCGTTGAAACTCGCGGGATTATCGCTCAATGATATCGACCTGATCGAATTGAACGAAGCCTTTGCCGCGCAGGGACTCGCGGTGATGCAGACTCTCGAAATGGATCCCGAGAAAGTTAACGTAAATGGCGGCGCGATTGCCTTGGGACATCCGCTCGGTTGCACCGGCTCAAAACTCACCACACAGTTGATCTCTGAAATGGGACGCCGAAAATCGAAATACGGCATGGTCACAATGTGTATTGGCGGCGGCATGGGCGCGGCGGCGGTGTTTGAAAATTTGCAGTAA